In one window of Candidatus Dependentiae bacterium DNA:
- a CDS encoding tyrosine-type recombinase/integrase gives MNRQEFILKQEEFLHYLKHEKKLSDNTHRSYQNDLNKLVAFWTTSEEQGPVSLTLALVLEQYINSLYRAASAIQSIARKVSCFNSLKKFLKKQQIPLSVNLKRPLVKLKDPLIVPVSEIFHLMDLVHTEELPTKQPLRDKAILELLYATGIRCSEIVQIELRSIDFTNRAIVIRARRKKERVVLFGSRALERITQYLQSERPEPKSSYERLFLNQRNNPISVRSVQHICVMFRQCMKEKYDLTPHVLRHSFATHMLTNGADVDTLQELLGHKARISTERYLNKITK, from the coding sequence ATGAACAGACAAGAATTTATTTTAAAACAAGAAGAATTTTTACATTACCTCAAGCATGAGAAAAAGCTGAGTGATAACACTCATCGTTCTTATCAAAACGATTTAAACAAACTTGTGGCATTCTGGACTACTAGTGAAGAACAGGGCCCAGTAAGCTTAACTCTTGCTCTGGTTTTAGAACAATATATTAACTCACTTTATAGAGCAGCAAGTGCCATACAATCTATTGCACGCAAAGTATCATGCTTTAATTCACTTAAAAAGTTTTTAAAAAAACAGCAGATACCTTTATCAGTAAACCTTAAAAGGCCTTTAGTTAAGCTGAAAGACCCTCTCATTGTACCAGTATCTGAAATTTTTCATCTTATGGACCTTGTTCATACTGAAGAGCTTCCTACAAAGCAGCCACTACGCGATAAAGCTATACTTGAACTTTTGTATGCAACGGGTATCCGTTGCTCAGAAATAGTACAAATAGAGCTCCGATCAATAGACTTTACCAACAGAGCCATTGTAATACGGGCCCGCAGAAAAAAAGAACGCGTCGTGCTGTTTGGTTCTCGTGCACTTGAACGTATCACTCAGTATTTGCAAAGTGAGCGTCCTGAGCCTAAAAGTAGCTATGAGCGGCTTTTTTTAAATCAGCGAAACAATCCTATTTCTGTAAGGTCAGTACAACATATTTGTGTTATGTTTAGACAATGCATGAAAGAAAAATATGATCTTACTCCTCATGTGTTACGCCATTCATTTGCCACTCATATGCTTACTAATGGCGCAGATGTTGATACATTACAAGAGCTATTAGGGCATAAAGCACGTATAAGCACTGAACGATATTTAAACAAGATTACCAAGTAG
- the rpsT gene encoding 30S ribosomal protein S20, whose amino-acid sequence MANTKSAQKQAKQNEKCRMRNLARRTAIKTALKKVHASIEQNKDVALTETLLRDVAAKLARAKSKHVLHRNTAARKLSRLTKKFNKSQAAQPAV is encoded by the coding sequence ATGGCAAATACAAAATCAGCCCAAAAACAAGCTAAACAAAACGAAAAATGCAGAATGCGCAATTTAGCGCGTCGTACTGCTATTAAGACTGCTCTTAAAAAAGTGCATGCTTCCATAGAACAAAATAAAGATGTAGCTCTTACAGAAACTTTGTTAAGAGATGTTGCAGCAAAATTAGCACGTGCTAAAAGTAAACATGTGCTTCATCGTAATACGGCTGCTCGTAAACTAAGCCGTTTAACAAAAAAATTCAATAAATCACAAGCTGCTCAACCTGCTGTATAA
- a CDS encoding ATP-dependent metallopeptidase FtsH/Yme1/Tma family protein — protein MKKMNIKNLKNGPGNLVVITLVGLGVLMLLAQFIENTHFNKKLSYSEFVKKVELDQISSLTVTGNEVQGIVTEKSPTGKEIRTHFATVVPHNAKLWNSLLKDHKVDVTGAYPSADFGIWNILLLAMLGSTIMLVWFFFKQARGANGSNGNNIFSISKSKAKLFNPAQIKVTFDSVAGAKEAKEELYDVVDYLKNPEKYKRLGAKLTRGVLLVGEPGNGKTLLAKAVAGEANCPFFSVSGSDFIEVFVGVGAGRVRDLFAQARKNAPSIIFIDEIDAVGRQRGSGQGGGHDEREQTLNQLLTEMDGFDTGTGIPASVIVIAATNRADVLDKALLRPGRFDRRVEIPFPDLVSREEILRVHAQDVKMDTTINFNHLARCTPGFSGADLANLINEAAINASKHNQDKVYLKDIDEARDKMMLGKEMKTRTFTDEERKITAYHEAGHTLVRLLLHEECDPLHKVTIVPRGRALGVTHFLPERDKHSMSKVEMVGDIMAALGGRAAEELVFNKLATGASSDFARATEIAQQMVRFYGMSKTLGLVAYTPQGPYGYSEETARLIDHEIRSIMQECYDKVLVLLADNKDKLYKLAEMLLEKETLYADEIYELLDIPARASFRLQ, from the coding sequence ATGAAAAAAATGAATATAAAAAATTTAAAAAACGGGCCAGGTAACTTAGTTGTAATTACGCTTGTTGGGCTTGGCGTTCTTATGCTGTTGGCTCAATTTATCGAAAATACCCATTTTAACAAAAAGTTGTCTTATTCTGAATTTGTAAAAAAGGTTGAACTTGATCAAATAAGTTCCCTTACAGTAACAGGCAACGAAGTACAGGGTATTGTAACTGAAAAAAGTCCTACAGGAAAAGAAATAAGAACCCATTTTGCTACGGTAGTTCCTCATAATGCAAAATTATGGAATTCTCTGCTTAAGGATCATAAAGTAGATGTAACAGGCGCTTATCCATCGGCTGATTTTGGCATTTGGAATATTTTATTGCTTGCTATGCTTGGTTCAACTATTATGCTTGTCTGGTTTTTCTTCAAGCAAGCGCGTGGTGCTAATGGTTCTAATGGCAATAACATTTTTAGTATAAGTAAAAGTAAAGCTAAATTGTTTAACCCTGCGCAGATTAAAGTGACCTTCGATTCTGTTGCTGGCGCTAAAGAAGCCAAAGAAGAATTATATGATGTGGTAGATTACCTTAAAAATCCTGAGAAATACAAGCGTTTAGGTGCTAAACTTACTCGTGGAGTGTTATTAGTAGGTGAACCAGGTAATGGTAAAACACTTCTTGCTAAGGCTGTTGCTGGAGAAGCGAACTGTCCCTTTTTTAGTGTAAGTGGTTCAGATTTTATTGAAGTGTTTGTAGGTGTTGGAGCAGGGCGCGTACGCGATTTATTTGCTCAAGCGCGCAAAAATGCACCAAGCATTATATTTATAGATGAAATTGATGCTGTAGGGCGTCAGCGTGGTTCTGGTCAAGGTGGTGGGCATGATGAACGTGAACAAACGTTAAATCAGTTACTTACCGAGATGGATGGTTTTGATACAGGAACAGGAATTCCTGCTTCTGTTATAGTAATAGCTGCAACTAATAGAGCTGATGTGCTTGATAAAGCGTTATTGCGTCCTGGACGATTTGACCGTCGTGTAGAAATTCCATTTCCAGACTTAGTAAGTCGTGAAGAGATTTTGCGTGTTCATGCTCAAGATGTTAAAATGGATACTACTATTAATTTTAATCATCTAGCACGTTGCACACCAGGCTTTTCTGGTGCTGATTTAGCTAATTTAATTAATGAAGCAGCAATCAATGCCTCCAAGCATAATCAAGATAAAGTATATCTTAAAGATATAGACGAAGCTCGTGACAAAATGATGCTTGGTAAAGAAATGAAGACACGTACTTTTACTGATGAAGAACGTAAAATTACTGCTTACCATGAAGCTGGTCATACCCTTGTGCGGTTGTTATTGCATGAAGAGTGTGATCCCCTACATAAAGTAACTATTGTGCCACGAGGTCGTGCCTTAGGAGTAACTCACTTTTTACCTGAGCGAGATAAGCACAGTATGTCAAAAGTTGAAATGGTAGGAGATATCATGGCAGCTTTAGGTGGTAGAGCAGCTGAAGAGCTTGTGTTTAATAAGTTAGCCACAGGTGCTTCAAGTGACTTTGCACGAGCTACGGAGATTGCTCAACAGATGGTTCGCTTTTATGGTATGTCTAAAACTCTTGGTTTAGTTGCCTATACGCCGCAAGGACCGTATGGTTACTCGGAAGAAACCGCTCGTCTTATTGACCACGAAATACGTTCTATTATGCAAGAGTGTTATGATAAAGTGCTTGTACTTCTTGCTGATAATAAAGATAAGTTATATAAGTTAGCTGAAATGTTGCTTGAAAAAGAAACACTCTATGCTGATGAGATTTATGAGTTACTTGATATACCAGCACGAGCAAGTTTTAGATTACAATAA
- a CDS encoding 50S ribosomal protein L28: MSRICAVCGKRPQVANNVSHANNKTKRWVYPNVHKMRFTLTCSSDRKVHAGKVCTKCVKAQKVQKVI; encoded by the coding sequence ATGTCTCGTATATGCGCTGTGTGCGGCAAGAGACCGCAAGTGGCTAACAACGTAAGTCACGCAAACAACAAAACAAAAAGATGGGTTTATCCTAACGTACATAAAATGCGTTTTACTTTAACCTGTTCTAGCGATAGAAAAGTACACGCTGGCAAAGTATGTACTAAATGTGTTAAAGCACAAAAGGTACAAAAAGTAATTTAA